A window from Acidimicrobiia bacterium encodes these proteins:
- a CDS encoding ABC transporter permease, translated as MLLVFAGMAVAPTFLMGRVWPSGIYNPITGYDFEILHPSQPSAAHWFGTDNQGRDVLSQLLAATRPTFLLAMIAALVTAISGTIVALVGAVASHWVDRTVGFVSDALLLLPAPIFMLIIGSGGMSQSIGPISFGLIYGLIAGIGGGGIVLRSQAQSIMVRPFIDAARVTGVSRWRMATRHLLPHLVPLAAVFMLLAVAGAVIADGFISFLGQTNTDVSWGTMVYWGTTFVHPLTGDPAWNALLAPSVALTLFCTAFHLISVGIRRAADAPL; from the coding sequence ATGTTGCTGGTGTTCGCGGGCATGGCAGTGGCGCCCACCTTCCTGATGGGGAGAGTGTGGCCGTCCGGCATCTACAACCCGATCACCGGGTACGACTTCGAGATACTTCATCCGTCGCAACCCTCGGCCGCCCATTGGTTCGGTACTGACAATCAGGGCCGCGATGTGTTATCGCAGTTACTCGCCGCCACCCGACCGACGTTTCTTCTGGCGATGATCGCAGCATTGGTTACGGCGATCTCGGGTACGATCGTGGCGTTGGTTGGAGCGGTCGCCTCGCATTGGGTTGACCGGACAGTCGGATTCGTATCCGATGCCTTGCTGTTGTTGCCGGCCCCGATATTCATGTTGATCATCGGGTCTGGTGGCATGTCACAGTCGATCGGTCCCATTTCGTTCGGTCTCATCTACGGCCTGATAGCCGGTATCGGGGGCGGCGGTATTGTGCTTCGCTCTCAGGCCCAGTCGATCATGGTCCGACCCTTCATCGACGCGGCCCGGGTCACCGGCGTGTCCCGGTGGCGAATGGCCACCCGTCATCTGCTGCCACATCTGGTTCCGCTGGCAGCCGTGTTCATGCTGCTGGCAGTGGCCGGGGCGGTCATCGCAGATGGATTCATCTCGTTTCTCGGACAGACAAATACCGATGTCAGCTGGGGGACCATGGTCTATTGGGGGACGACATTCGTGCATCCGCTGACGGGCGACCCGGCCTGGAACGCGTTATTGGCTCCATCGGTGGCGTTGACCCTGTTTTGCACCGCCTTTCACCTAATATCGGTGGGTATTCGGAGGGCGGCAGACGCTCCGTTGTAG